A window of the Cynocephalus volans isolate mCynVol1 chromosome 10, mCynVol1.pri, whole genome shotgun sequence genome harbors these coding sequences:
- the MINK1 gene encoding misshapen-like kinase 1 isoform X10, with the protein MGDPAPARSLDDIDLSALRDPAGIFELVEVVGNGTYGQVYKGRHVKTGQLAAIKVMDVTEDEEEEIKQEINMLKKYSHHRNIATYYGAFIKKSPPGNDDQLWLVMEFCGAGSVTDLVKNTKGNALKEDCIAYICREILRGLAHLHAHKVIHRDIKGQNVLLTENAEVKLVDFGVSAQLDRTVGRRNTFIGTPYWMAPEVIACDENPDATYDYRSDIWSLGITAIEMAEGAPPLCDMHPMRALFLIPRNPPPRLKSKKWSKKFIDFIDTCLIKTYLSRPPTEQLLKFPFIRDQPTERQVRIQLKDHIDRSRKKRGEKEETEYEYSGSEEEDDSHGEEGEPSSIMNVPGESTLRREFLRLQQENKSNSEALKQQQQLQQQQQRDPEAHIKHLLHQRQRRIEEQKEERRRVEEQQRREREQRKLQEKEQQRRLEDMQALRREEERRQAEREQEYKRKQLEEQRQSERLQRQLQQEHAYLKSLQQQQQQQQQLQKQQQQQQILPGDRKPLYHYGRGINPADKPAWAREVEERTRMNKQQNSPLAKTKPSSTGPEPPIPQSSPGPPGPLSQTPPMQRPVEPQEGPHKSLVAHRVPLKPYAAPVPRSQSLQDQPTRNLAAFPASHDPDPAVPTPTATPSARGAVIRQNSDPTSEGPGPSPSPPTWVRPDNETPPKVPQRTSSIATALNTSGAGGSRPAQAVRARPRSNSAWQIYLQRRAERGTPKPPGPPAQPPGPPNASSNPDLRRSDPGWERSDSVLPASHGHLPQAGSLERNRVGASSKLDSSPVLSPGNKAKPDDHRSRPGRPADFVLLKERTLDEAPRPPKKAMDYSSSSEEVDSSEEDEEEGEGEPSEGSRDTPGGRDGDTDSVSTMVVHDVEEMSGTQPPYGGGTMVVQRTPEEERSLLHADSNGYTNLPDVVQPSHSPTENSKSQSPPSKDGGSDYQSRGLVKASGKSSFTMFVDLGIYQPGGSGDTIPITALVGGEGSRLDQLQYDVRKGSVVNVNPTNTRAHSETPEIRKYKKRFNSEILCAALWGVNLLVGTENGLMLLDRSGQGKVYGLIGRRRFQQMDVLEGLNLLITISGKRNKLRVYYLSWLRNKILHNDPEVEKKQGWTTVGDMEGCGHYRVVKYERIKFLVIALKNSVEVYAWAPKPYHKFMAFKSFADLPHRPLLVDLTVEEGQRLKVIYGSSAGFHAVDVDSGNSYDIYIPVHIQSQITPHAIIFLPNTDGMEMLLCYEDEGVYVNTYGRIIKDVVLQWGEMPTSVAYICSNQIMGWGEKAIEIRSVETGHLDGVFMHKRAQRLKFLCERNDKVFFASVRSGGSSQVYFMTLNRNCIMNW; encoded by the exons GACCCTGCTGGGATCTTTGAGCTGGTGGAGGTGGTCGGCAATGGAACCTACGGACAGGTGTACAAG GGTCGGCATGTCAAGACCGGGCAGCTGGCTGCCATCAAGGTCATGGATGTCACAGAG gatgaggaggaagagatCAAGCAGGAGATCAACATGTTGAAAAAATACTCTCACCACCGCAACATTGCCACCTACTACGGGGCCTTCATCAAGAAGAGCCCCCCCGGAAATGATGACCAGCTCTGG CTGGTGATGGAGTTCTGTGGTGCTGGCTCAGTGACCGACCTGGtgaagaacacaaaaggaaatgccCTGAAGGAGGACTGCATTGCCTACATCTGCCGGGAGATTCTCAGG GGTCTGGCCCATCTTCACGCCCACAAGGTGATCCATCGAGACATCAAGGGGCAGAATGTGCTGCTGACAGAGAATGCTGAGGTCAAGCTAG TGGATTTTGGGGTGAGTGCTCAGCTGGACCGCACCGTGGGCAGGCGGAACACTTTCATTGGGACCCCCTACTGGATGGCCCCGGAGGTCATCGCATGTGACGAGAACCCCGATGCCACCTACGATTACAGG AGTGACATTTGGTCTCTAGGAATCACAGCCATCGAGATGGCAGAGGGAGCCCCCC CTCTGTGTGACATGCACCCCATGCGAGCCCTCTTCCTCATCCCTCGGAACCCTCCACCCAGGCTCAAATCCAAGAAATG GTCTAAGAAGTTCATTGACTTCATTGACACGTGTCTCATCAAGACGTACCTGAGCCGCCCACCAACGGAGCAGCTACTGAAGTTTCCCTTCATCCGAGACCAGCCCACGGAGCGGCAGGTCCGCATCCAGCTCAAGGACCACATTGACCGATCCCGGAAGAAGCGGGGTGAGAAAG AGGAGACAGAATATGAGTACAGTGGCAGTGAAGAAGAAGATGACAGCCATGGAGAAGAAGGAGAGCCAAG CTCTATCATGAATGTGCCCGGGGAGTCCACCCTGCGCCGGGAATTTCTCCGGCTCCAGCAGGAGAATAAGAGCAACTCTGAGGCtttaaagcagcagcagcagctgcagcaacagcaacagcGAGACCCTGAGGCGCACATCAAACACCTGCTGCACCAGCGGCAGCGGCGCATAGAGGAGCAGAAGGAGGAGCGGCGGCGGGTTGAGGAG CAACAGCGGCGGGAGCGGGAGCAGCGGAAGCTGCAGGAGAAGGAGCAGCAGCGGCGGCTGGAGGACATGCAGGCCCTGCGGCGGGAGGAGGAGAGGCGGCAGGCGGAGCGCGAGCAG GAATACAAGCGGAAGCAGCTGGAGGAGCAGCGGCAGTCAGAGCGTCTCCAGAGGCAGCTGCAGCAGGAGCACGCCTACCTCAAGTCCCTgcagcaacaacagcagcagcagcagcagcttcagaaacagcagcagcagcagcagatccTGCCTGGGGACAGGAAGCCCCTTTATCATTATGGTCGGGGCATTAATCCCGCTGACAAACCAGCCTGGGCCCGAGAG GTAGAAGAAAGGACGAGGATGAACAAGCAGCAGAACTCTCCCTTGGCCAAGACCAAGCCAAGCAGCACAGGGCCTGAGCCCCCCATCCCTCAGTCCTCTCCTGGTCCCCCAGGACCCCTGTCCCAAACTCCTCCTATGCAGAGGCCAGTAGAGCCCCAGGAGGGACCACACAAG AGCCTGGTGGCACACCGGGTCCCACTGAAGCCATATGCAGCACCTGTACCCCGATCCCAGTCCCTGCAGGACCAGCCCACGAGAAACTTGGctgccttcccagcctcccacgACCCTGACCCGGCCGTCCCCACACCCACTGCCACGCCCAGTGCCCGAGGAGCTGTTATCCGCCAGAATTCAGATCCCACCTCTGAAGGGCCCGGCCCCAGCCCGAGTCCCCCAACCTGGGTCCGGCCAGATAATGAGACCCCGCCCAAG GTACCTCAGAGGACCTCATCTATCGCCACTGCCCTTAACACCAGTGGGGCCGGAGGGTCCCGGCCAGCTCAGGCTGTCCGTGCCAG ACCTCGCAGCAACTCCGCCTGGCAAATCTATCtgcagaggcgggcagagcggggCACCCCCAAGCCTCCGGggccccctgcccagccccctgGCCCACCCAACGCCTCTAG TAACCCTGACCTCAGGAGGAGCGACCCTGGCTGGGAGCGCTCAGACAGTGTCCTCCCAGCCTCCCACGGGCACCTCCCCCAGGCTGGCTCGTTGGAGCGGAACCGTGTGGGAG CCTCTTCCAAACTGGACAGCTCCCCAGTGCTGTCCCCTGGGAACAAAGCCAAGCCTGATGACCACCGCTCCCGGCCAGGCCGGCCCGCA GACTTTGTGCTGCTGAAGGAGCGGACCCTGGACGAGGCCCCCCGGCCTCCCAAGAAGGCCATGGATTACTCATCGTCCAGTGAGGAGGTGGACAGCAGtgaagaggatgaggaggagggtGAAGGCGAGCCATCGGAGGGGAGCAGAGACACCCCTGGGGGCCG CGATGGAGACACAGACAGTGTCAGCACCATGGTGGTCCATGACGTGGAGGAGATGAGCGGGACCCAGCCACCATACGGGGGTGGCACCATGGTGGTCCAGCGC ACACCTGAAGAGGAGCGAAGCCTGCTTCATGCTGACAGCAACGGTTACACGAACCTGCCCGATGTGGTCCAGCCCAGCCACTCCCCCACTGAGAACAGCAAAAGTCAAAGCCCACCCTCAAAGGACGGAGGCAGTGAT tACCAGTCTCGTGGGCTGGTAAAGGCCTCTGGCAAGAGCTCATTCACGATGTTCGTGGATCTAGGCATCTACCAGCCCGGAGGCAGTGGGGACACCATCCCCATCACAG CCCTGGTGGGTGGAGAGGGCAGTCGGCTTGATCAGCTGCAGTACGATGTGAGGAAGGGCTCTGTGGTCAACGTGAATCCCACCAACACCCGGGCCCACAGTGAAACCCCTGAGATTCGGAAGTACAAGAAGCGATTCAATTCTGAGATCCTCTGTGCTGCCCTTTGGG GGGTCAACCTGCTGGTGGGCACAGAGAATGGGCTGATGTTGCTGGACCGAAGTGGGCAGGGCAAGGTGTACGGACTCATCGGGCGGCGACGCTTCCAGCAAATGGATGTGCTGGAGGGGCTCAACTTGCTCATCACCATCTCAG gGAAAAGGAACAAACTGCGGGTGTATTACCTGTCCTGGCTCCGGAACAAGATTCTGCACAATGACCCAGAAGTGGAGAAGAAGCAAGGCTGGACCACTGTGGGGGACATGGAGGGCTGCGGGCACTACCGCGTTG TGAAGTACGAGCGTATTAAGTTCCTGGTCATTGCTCTAAAGAACTCCGTGGAGGTGTATGCCTGGGCCCCCAAACCCTACCACAAATTCATGGCCTTCAAG TCCTTTGCGGACCTCCCACACCGCCCTCTGCTGGTTGACCTGACAGTAGAGGAGGGTCAGCGGCTCAAGGTCATCTATGGCTCCAGTGCCGGCTTCCATGCTGTGGATGTCGATTCGGGAAACAGCTATGATATCTACATCCCTGTGCAC ATCCAGAGCCAGATCACGCCCCATGCCATCATCTTCCTCCCCAACACCGATGGCATGGAGATGCTGCTGTGCTACGAGGACGAAGGCGTGTACGTCAACACGTATGGGCGGATCATTAAGGATGTGGTGCTGCAGTGGGGAGAGATGCCCACCTCTGTGG CCTACATCTGCTCCAACCAGATAATGGGCTGGGGTGAGAAAGCCATTGAGATCCGCTCTGTGGAGACGGGCCACCTGGATGGGGTCTTCATGCACAAACGAGCTCAGAGGCTCAAGTTCCTGTGTGAGCGGAATGACAAG GTGTTTTTTGCCTCAGTCCGCTCTGGGGGCAGCAGCCAAGTTTACTTCATGACTCTGAACCGTAACTGCATCATGAACTGGTGA
- the MINK1 gene encoding misshapen-like kinase 1 isoform X9: MGDPAPARSLDDIDLSALRDPAGIFELVEVVGNGTYGQVYKGRHVKTGQLAAIKVMDVTEDEEEEIKQEINMLKKYSHHRNIATYYGAFIKKSPPGNDDQLWLVMEFCGAGSVTDLVKNTKGNALKEDCIAYICREILRGLAHLHAHKVIHRDIKGQNVLLTENAEVKLVDFGVSAQLDRTVGRRNTFIGTPYWMAPEVIACDENPDATYDYRSDIWSLGITAIEMAEGAPPLCDMHPMRALFLIPRNPPPRLKSKKWSKKFIDFIDTCLIKTYLSRPPTEQLLKFPFIRDQPTERQVRIQLKDHIDRSRKKRGEKEETEYEYSGSEEEDDSHGEEGEPSSIMNVPGESTLRREFLRLQQENKSNSEALKQQQQLQQQQQRDPEAHIKHLLHQRQRRIEEQKEERRRVEEQQRREREQRKLQEKEQQRRLEDMQALRREEERRQAEREQEYKRKQLEEQRQSERLQRQLQQEHAYLKSLQQQQQQQQQLQKQQQQQQILPGDRKPLYHYGRGINPADKPAWAREVEERTRMNKQQNSPLAKTKPSSTGPEPPIPQSSPGPPGPLSQTPPMQRPVEPQEGPHKSLVAHRVPLKPYAAPVPRSQSLQDQPTRNLAAFPASHDPDPAVPTPTATPSARGAVIRQNSDPTSEGPGPSPSPPTWVRPDNETPPKVPQRTSSIATALNTSGAGGSRPAQAVRASNPDLRRSDPGWERSDSVLPASHGHLPQAGSLERNRVGASSKLDSSPVLSPGNKAKPDDHRSRPGRPADFVLLKERTLDEAPRPPKKAMDYSSSSEEVDSSEEDEEEGEGEPSEGSRDTPGGRSDGDTDSVSTMVVHDVEEMSGTQPPYGGGTMVVQRTPEEERSLLHADSNGYTNLPDVVQPSHSPTENSKSQSPPSKDGGSDYQSRGLVKASGKSSFTMFVDLGIYQPGGSGDTIPITALVGGEGSRLDQLQYDVRKGSVVNVNPTNTRAHSETPEIRKYKKRFNSEILCAALWGVNLLVGTENGLMLLDRSGQGKVYGLIGRRRFQQMDVLEGLNLLITISGKRNKLRVYYLSWLRNKILHNDPEVEKKQGWTTVGDMEGCGHYRVVKYERIKFLVIALKNSVEVYAWAPKPYHKFMAFKSFADLPHRPLLVDLTVEEGQRLKVIYGSSAGFHAVDVDSGNSYDIYIPVHIQSQITPHAIIFLPNTDGMEMLLCYEDEGVYVNTYGRIIKDVVLQWGEMPTSVAYICSNQIMGWGEKAIEIRSVETGHLDGVFMHKRAQRLKFLCERNDKVFFASVRSGGSSQVYFMTLNRNCIMNW; encoded by the exons GACCCTGCTGGGATCTTTGAGCTGGTGGAGGTGGTCGGCAATGGAACCTACGGACAGGTGTACAAG GGTCGGCATGTCAAGACCGGGCAGCTGGCTGCCATCAAGGTCATGGATGTCACAGAG gatgaggaggaagagatCAAGCAGGAGATCAACATGTTGAAAAAATACTCTCACCACCGCAACATTGCCACCTACTACGGGGCCTTCATCAAGAAGAGCCCCCCCGGAAATGATGACCAGCTCTGG CTGGTGATGGAGTTCTGTGGTGCTGGCTCAGTGACCGACCTGGtgaagaacacaaaaggaaatgccCTGAAGGAGGACTGCATTGCCTACATCTGCCGGGAGATTCTCAGG GGTCTGGCCCATCTTCACGCCCACAAGGTGATCCATCGAGACATCAAGGGGCAGAATGTGCTGCTGACAGAGAATGCTGAGGTCAAGCTAG TGGATTTTGGGGTGAGTGCTCAGCTGGACCGCACCGTGGGCAGGCGGAACACTTTCATTGGGACCCCCTACTGGATGGCCCCGGAGGTCATCGCATGTGACGAGAACCCCGATGCCACCTACGATTACAGG AGTGACATTTGGTCTCTAGGAATCACAGCCATCGAGATGGCAGAGGGAGCCCCCC CTCTGTGTGACATGCACCCCATGCGAGCCCTCTTCCTCATCCCTCGGAACCCTCCACCCAGGCTCAAATCCAAGAAATG GTCTAAGAAGTTCATTGACTTCATTGACACGTGTCTCATCAAGACGTACCTGAGCCGCCCACCAACGGAGCAGCTACTGAAGTTTCCCTTCATCCGAGACCAGCCCACGGAGCGGCAGGTCCGCATCCAGCTCAAGGACCACATTGACCGATCCCGGAAGAAGCGGGGTGAGAAAG AGGAGACAGAATATGAGTACAGTGGCAGTGAAGAAGAAGATGACAGCCATGGAGAAGAAGGAGAGCCAAG CTCTATCATGAATGTGCCCGGGGAGTCCACCCTGCGCCGGGAATTTCTCCGGCTCCAGCAGGAGAATAAGAGCAACTCTGAGGCtttaaagcagcagcagcagctgcagcaacagcaacagcGAGACCCTGAGGCGCACATCAAACACCTGCTGCACCAGCGGCAGCGGCGCATAGAGGAGCAGAAGGAGGAGCGGCGGCGGGTTGAGGAG CAACAGCGGCGGGAGCGGGAGCAGCGGAAGCTGCAGGAGAAGGAGCAGCAGCGGCGGCTGGAGGACATGCAGGCCCTGCGGCGGGAGGAGGAGAGGCGGCAGGCGGAGCGCGAGCAG GAATACAAGCGGAAGCAGCTGGAGGAGCAGCGGCAGTCAGAGCGTCTCCAGAGGCAGCTGCAGCAGGAGCACGCCTACCTCAAGTCCCTgcagcaacaacagcagcagcagcagcagcttcagaaacagcagcagcagcagcagatccTGCCTGGGGACAGGAAGCCCCTTTATCATTATGGTCGGGGCATTAATCCCGCTGACAAACCAGCCTGGGCCCGAGAG GTAGAAGAAAGGACGAGGATGAACAAGCAGCAGAACTCTCCCTTGGCCAAGACCAAGCCAAGCAGCACAGGGCCTGAGCCCCCCATCCCTCAGTCCTCTCCTGGTCCCCCAGGACCCCTGTCCCAAACTCCTCCTATGCAGAGGCCAGTAGAGCCCCAGGAGGGACCACACAAG AGCCTGGTGGCACACCGGGTCCCACTGAAGCCATATGCAGCACCTGTACCCCGATCCCAGTCCCTGCAGGACCAGCCCACGAGAAACTTGGctgccttcccagcctcccacgACCCTGACCCGGCCGTCCCCACACCCACTGCCACGCCCAGTGCCCGAGGAGCTGTTATCCGCCAGAATTCAGATCCCACCTCTGAAGGGCCCGGCCCCAGCCCGAGTCCCCCAACCTGGGTCCGGCCAGATAATGAGACCCCGCCCAAG GTACCTCAGAGGACCTCATCTATCGCCACTGCCCTTAACACCAGTGGGGCCGGAGGGTCCCGGCCAGCTCAGGCTGTCCGTGCCAG TAACCCTGACCTCAGGAGGAGCGACCCTGGCTGGGAGCGCTCAGACAGTGTCCTCCCAGCCTCCCACGGGCACCTCCCCCAGGCTGGCTCGTTGGAGCGGAACCGTGTGGGAG CCTCTTCCAAACTGGACAGCTCCCCAGTGCTGTCCCCTGGGAACAAAGCCAAGCCTGATGACCACCGCTCCCGGCCAGGCCGGCCCGCA GACTTTGTGCTGCTGAAGGAGCGGACCCTGGACGAGGCCCCCCGGCCTCCCAAGAAGGCCATGGATTACTCATCGTCCAGTGAGGAGGTGGACAGCAGtgaagaggatgaggaggagggtGAAGGCGAGCCATCGGAGGGGAGCAGAGACACCCCTGGGGGCCG cAGCGATGGAGACACAGACAGTGTCAGCACCATGGTGGTCCATGACGTGGAGGAGATGAGCGGGACCCAGCCACCATACGGGGGTGGCACCATGGTGGTCCAGCGC ACACCTGAAGAGGAGCGAAGCCTGCTTCATGCTGACAGCAACGGTTACACGAACCTGCCCGATGTGGTCCAGCCCAGCCACTCCCCCACTGAGAACAGCAAAAGTCAAAGCCCACCCTCAAAGGACGGAGGCAGTGAT tACCAGTCTCGTGGGCTGGTAAAGGCCTCTGGCAAGAGCTCATTCACGATGTTCGTGGATCTAGGCATCTACCAGCCCGGAGGCAGTGGGGACACCATCCCCATCACAG CCCTGGTGGGTGGAGAGGGCAGTCGGCTTGATCAGCTGCAGTACGATGTGAGGAAGGGCTCTGTGGTCAACGTGAATCCCACCAACACCCGGGCCCACAGTGAAACCCCTGAGATTCGGAAGTACAAGAAGCGATTCAATTCTGAGATCCTCTGTGCTGCCCTTTGGG GGGTCAACCTGCTGGTGGGCACAGAGAATGGGCTGATGTTGCTGGACCGAAGTGGGCAGGGCAAGGTGTACGGACTCATCGGGCGGCGACGCTTCCAGCAAATGGATGTGCTGGAGGGGCTCAACTTGCTCATCACCATCTCAG gGAAAAGGAACAAACTGCGGGTGTATTACCTGTCCTGGCTCCGGAACAAGATTCTGCACAATGACCCAGAAGTGGAGAAGAAGCAAGGCTGGACCACTGTGGGGGACATGGAGGGCTGCGGGCACTACCGCGTTG TGAAGTACGAGCGTATTAAGTTCCTGGTCATTGCTCTAAAGAACTCCGTGGAGGTGTATGCCTGGGCCCCCAAACCCTACCACAAATTCATGGCCTTCAAG TCCTTTGCGGACCTCCCACACCGCCCTCTGCTGGTTGACCTGACAGTAGAGGAGGGTCAGCGGCTCAAGGTCATCTATGGCTCCAGTGCCGGCTTCCATGCTGTGGATGTCGATTCGGGAAACAGCTATGATATCTACATCCCTGTGCAC ATCCAGAGCCAGATCACGCCCCATGCCATCATCTTCCTCCCCAACACCGATGGCATGGAGATGCTGCTGTGCTACGAGGACGAAGGCGTGTACGTCAACACGTATGGGCGGATCATTAAGGATGTGGTGCTGCAGTGGGGAGAGATGCCCACCTCTGTGG CCTACATCTGCTCCAACCAGATAATGGGCTGGGGTGAGAAAGCCATTGAGATCCGCTCTGTGGAGACGGGCCACCTGGATGGGGTCTTCATGCACAAACGAGCTCAGAGGCTCAAGTTCCTGTGTGAGCGGAATGACAAG GTGTTTTTTGCCTCAGTCCGCTCTGGGGGCAGCAGCCAAGTTTACTTCATGACTCTGAACCGTAACTGCATCATGAACTGGTGA